The Listeria sp. PSOL-1 genome includes a region encoding these proteins:
- a CDS encoding GatB/YqeY domain-containing protein: protein MTLLDKLNEDMKQAMRNKEKERLSVIRMLKAALQNEAIKLGGVLTPEDEVTVLAREMKQRRDSLDEFEKAGREDLVTKVRSEMVIVSEYSPKQLSNDELEKIVQTTIKEVGATSKADFGKVMSAIMPKVKGKADGNAVNQFVKQYLS, encoded by the coding sequence TTGACACTGCTTGATAAGCTAAATGAAGATATGAAGCAAGCTATGCGGAATAAAGAGAAAGAACGGCTTTCTGTCATCCGCATGTTAAAAGCAGCTCTACAAAACGAAGCCATAAAATTGGGCGGTGTACTGACACCAGAAGATGAAGTGACTGTTCTTGCACGTGAAATGAAACAGCGTCGTGATTCTTTAGATGAATTTGAAAAAGCAGGTCGTGAAGATCTAGTTACAAAAGTTCGCTCTGAAATGGTTATCGTTAGCGAATATTCACCTAAACAACTTTCAAATGATGAACTAGAGAAAATCGTTCAAACAACGATTAAAGAAGTTGGAGCGACATCTAAAGCCGATTTTGGCAAAGTTATGTCAGCAATTATGCCTAAAGTAAAAGGCAAAGCAGACGGGAATGCTGTCAATCAATTTGTAAAACAATATCTTTCATGA
- a CDS encoding HD family phosphohydrolase, with protein sequence MKISNKWYDWYQNNGNQLLLRVLLAVLMLVSYLLICELTKPVSYNVKLFSVAERTLRSPQTIEDTKKTNEAQKKASNAVEDVYVFNRETGQNRVALVSSLFDYINEVKKEAADKKNSTIYDQIKLLKAKLSDNVSKNITTNLNDRLLQKLLEANVQDLDAMRKTITTELAHEMENSIRPDQLNTAKIKARDNVELSGLSSTYRNISKVIISYAIVPNETYSQEQTEKRRKDAANSVLPVKILHGQVIVQEGQIVDQETYRELNLLHLLDQKMPIKQYAGYALFVLALFSLLYFFAKNQTQKKKTETTKRMLIFTSVYLVVLILLTMIRFLEDANLNNIAFLFPAAFAPVILKVLLNEKYAFLSVIFITATSLFVFQSDAASATNNIISVFILFSSLASIILLRDYSKRIRIVQYGLVAGILNGCFVLLLFLINNSPLLTWKTVSSFSYAFLGGFGAFILVIGLIPIFEAIFGLLTVSRLIELANPNHPLLKKILMKAPGTYHHSMMVANLAETCADKIGANSLLVRVGCFYHDIGKIIHPPYFVENQLNDLNPHERLAPKQSRDIILAHTTDGAAILKENHMPKPVIDIALEHHGTTLLKYFYYKERERNPNAKEADFRYHGPKPQTVEAAIINISDSVEAAVRSCVQPTSEKMKEIVDQIMKERMLDGQFSECDITMKQIETVRVTLNQTLNGIYHARIPYPDEKKGE encoded by the coding sequence TTGAAGATCTCAAATAAATGGTATGATTGGTATCAAAACAATGGAAATCAATTATTATTACGCGTGTTACTCGCTGTTTTAATGCTTGTAAGCTATTTGCTAATCTGTGAGTTAACCAAGCCAGTCTCTTATAATGTGAAGTTGTTTTCCGTTGCTGAGCGAACCCTCCGTTCCCCACAAACCATTGAAGACACCAAAAAGACAAATGAAGCACAGAAAAAAGCTAGTAACGCCGTAGAAGATGTCTATGTTTTTAACCGGGAAACAGGCCAAAATCGTGTAGCTCTAGTCTCTTCATTGTTTGATTATATCAATGAAGTCAAAAAAGAAGCAGCGGATAAAAAAAATAGTACCATTTATGATCAAATCAAGCTTTTGAAAGCTAAATTGTCAGATAATGTGTCTAAAAACATAACCACGAATTTAAATGATCGCCTTTTACAAAAACTACTAGAAGCAAATGTGCAAGATCTTGATGCCATGCGTAAAACAATTACGACAGAACTCGCTCATGAAATGGAAAATAGCATCCGTCCAGATCAATTAAATACAGCAAAAATTAAAGCTCGTGACAACGTTGAACTTTCCGGACTTTCTTCCACTTATCGCAATATCAGTAAGGTCATTATTTCTTATGCTATTGTCCCAAATGAAACATACAGTCAAGAGCAAACAGAAAAAAGGCGTAAGGATGCTGCAAATTCCGTTCTTCCAGTAAAAATTTTACACGGCCAAGTCATCGTTCAAGAAGGCCAAATTGTGGATCAAGAAACTTATAGAGAGCTCAATTTGCTCCATTTACTTGATCAAAAAATGCCAATTAAACAATATGCAGGATATGCGCTTTTTGTTTTAGCCTTGTTCAGTTTACTTTACTTTTTTGCAAAAAACCAAACGCAAAAGAAAAAAACTGAAACGACCAAACGAATGTTAATCTTTACATCTGTCTATCTTGTTGTTCTCATATTATTGACGATGATTCGTTTTTTAGAAGATGCTAATTTAAATAATATTGCCTTTTTATTTCCGGCCGCTTTTGCTCCAGTTATTTTGAAAGTTCTTTTGAATGAAAAATATGCTTTTTTAAGTGTTATCTTTATTACAGCAACGAGTTTATTCGTTTTCCAAAGTGATGCGGCAAGCGCGACCAATAATATTATCTCTGTTTTTATTTTGTTTAGCAGTTTAGCAAGTATCATTCTTCTTCGCGATTATAGTAAACGTATAAGAATTGTTCAATATGGCTTAGTTGCTGGTATTCTTAATGGCTGCTTTGTTTTGCTATTATTTTTAATTAATAATTCGCCATTGCTTACTTGGAAGACGGTTAGCTCATTTTCTTACGCATTTCTAGGTGGATTTGGCGCCTTTATTTTGGTTATTGGCCTGATACCAATTTTTGAAGCGATCTTTGGACTTTTAACAGTTAGTCGCTTGATTGAACTTGCTAATCCTAATCATCCACTATTAAAAAAAATACTGATGAAAGCACCAGGAACCTATCATCACAGTATGATGGTAGCAAACTTGGCTGAAACTTGCGCCGATAAAATTGGTGCAAATAGCTTACTTGTTCGCGTGGGCTGCTTTTATCATGACATCGGAAAAATAATTCATCCACCTTACTTTGTTGAGAATCAATTAAATGATCTTAATCCTCATGAACGCCTAGCACCGAAGCAAAGTCGTGATATTATTTTAGCACATACGACAGATGGGGCTGCTATCTTAAAAGAAAATCATATGCCAAAGCCAGTGATTGATATCGCGCTTGAACATCATGGGACCACGTTACTTAAGTATTTTTATTATAAAGAAAGAGAACGTAACCCCAATGCGAAAGAAGCGGATTTTCGTTATCATGGACCTAAGCCCCAAACTGTTGAAGCTGCGATTATCAATATCTCTGATAGTGTTGAAGCAGCAGTGAGATCCTGTGTTCAACCGACAAG
- the rpsU gene encoding 30S ribosomal protein S21 encodes MSKTVVRKNESLEDALRRFKRTVSKNGTLQESRKREFYEKPSVKRKKKSEAARKRKF; translated from the coding sequence ATGTCAAAAACAGTAGTTCGTAAAAACGAATCGCTTGAAGATGCTCTTCGTCGCTTTAAACGCACTGTTTCTAAGAATGGAACTTTGCAAGAATCGAGAAAGCGCGAATTTTATGAAAAACCAAGCGTAAAACGCAAGAAAAAATCAGAAGCAGCTAGAAAACGTAAATTTTAA
- a CDS encoding 16S rRNA (uracil(1498)-N(3))-methyltransferase translates to MQRYFVEENLAEGRHVKIGGADHHHIIHVMRMKPEEQVILVGTDQVVRLATINEVGSNTVTLTLGETLTSEVELPIEITIASGLPKGDKLEWIVQKGTELGAAHFITFAAERSVSKWESKKSDKKLARLTKIAKEAAEQSHRLFVPTVCFYPHFENLVKDFQNYDYVICAYEESARANEKQELAKLFNKITPGQKLLCLFGPEGGIGQLELEQMQQGGALFVGLGPRILRTETAPLYLLAATSFHFELNL, encoded by the coding sequence ATGCAGCGTTATTTTGTTGAGGAAAATTTAGCCGAGGGAAGACATGTTAAAATCGGTGGTGCAGATCATCATCATATCATTCATGTGATGCGTATGAAGCCGGAAGAACAAGTGATTTTAGTTGGTACTGATCAAGTGGTGAGATTAGCTACAATTAATGAGGTAGGCTCTAATACAGTGACGCTTACGTTAGGTGAAACTTTAACGAGTGAAGTGGAGCTTCCTATTGAAATAACCATTGCAAGCGGCCTCCCAAAAGGCGATAAACTTGAATGGATTGTCCAAAAAGGAACAGAGCTTGGAGCTGCTCATTTTATTACTTTTGCAGCTGAGCGCTCTGTTTCAAAATGGGAAAGCAAAAAAAGTGATAAAAAATTAGCTAGATTAACAAAAATCGCTAAAGAAGCAGCAGAACAATCCCATCGGCTTTTTGTACCAACTGTTTGTTTTTACCCACATTTTGAAAACTTAGTGAAAGATTTTCAAAACTATGATTATGTAATTTGTGCCTACGAGGAAAGTGCTCGAGCAAATGAAAAACAAGAACTCGCTAAACTTTTTAACAAAATAACGCCTGGACAAAAACTATTGTGTTTATTTGGACCAGAAGGCGGTATTGGCCAGCTTGAACTTGAGCAAATGCAGCAAGGTGGTGCCCTTTTTGTAGGACTTGGGCCACGTATTTTACGCACAGAAACCGCACCACTTTATTTGCTTGCTGCAACATCTTTTCATTTTGAATTGAATCTTTGA
- a CDS encoding PhoH family protein, with protein sequence MQNYNEVVELRDATYARDLFGNNDTNIAVIEEALDVQLVSRGEAITITGTEEAVKKAKRVILALIDVVEKGIHIDGRDVTQATKMEKNGTLIYFPALFEDEITKNAKGTPIRPKTFGQREYMQLVRKYDIVFGVGPAGTGKTYLAVVMAVDAFKKGKVSKIILTRPAVEAGESLGFLPGDLKEKVDPYLRPVYDALYDILGTEHTTRLMDRGVIEIAPLAYMRGRTLDNAFVILDEAQNTTIAQMKMFLTRLGYESKMIINGDMTQIDLPKGAISGLVNAEQVLKDVKNIGFVYFEHHDVVRHPLVAEIIKAYEGK encoded by the coding sequence ATGCAAAATTACAATGAAGTTGTCGAATTAAGAGATGCTACTTATGCTCGCGACTTATTTGGCAACAACGATACAAATATTGCGGTGATTGAAGAAGCCTTAGATGTTCAGCTGGTTTCTCGAGGTGAAGCGATTACAATAACGGGTACCGAAGAAGCCGTGAAAAAAGCAAAGCGAGTTATTTTAGCACTTATTGATGTAGTAGAAAAAGGCATCCATATTGATGGACGAGACGTCACGCAAGCAACAAAAATGGAAAAAAATGGCACACTTATTTATTTTCCAGCGCTATTTGAAGATGAGATCACCAAAAATGCTAAAGGCACACCCATCCGACCTAAAACATTTGGCCAAAGGGAATATATGCAATTGGTGCGGAAATATGACATTGTTTTTGGCGTTGGCCCAGCAGGAACAGGAAAAACCTATTTAGCAGTTGTCATGGCAGTAGACGCATTTAAAAAAGGAAAGGTTAGCAAAATCATTCTAACGCGCCCAGCCGTTGAAGCAGGTGAAAGCTTAGGCTTTTTACCAGGAGATTTAAAGGAAAAAGTCGATCCATATTTACGTCCTGTATATGACGCATTATATGATATTTTAGGGACTGAGCATACAACAAGACTAATGGATCGAGGTGTCATTGAAATCGCACCGCTTGCTTATATGCGTGGTCGAACGTTAGATAATGCATTTGTTATTCTTGATGAAGCTCAAAATACAACCATTGCCCAAATGAAAATGTTTCTAACACGCTTAGGATATGAATCAAAAATGATTATAAATGGCGATATGACACAAATCGATTTACCAAAAGGGGCGATAAGCGGACTTGTTAACGCTGAACAAGTACTAAAAGATGTGAAAAATATTGGCTTTGTTTACTTTGAACATCATGATGTTGTCCGTCATCCACTCGTTGCTGAAATTATTAAAGCTTATGAAGGTAAGTAG